A portion of the Bactrocera neohumeralis isolate Rockhampton chromosome 2, APGP_CSIRO_Bneo_wtdbg2-racon-allhic-juicebox.fasta_v2, whole genome shotgun sequence genome contains these proteins:
- the LOC126760541 gene encoding putative uncharacterized protein DDB_G0286901: MSPFTSDLNGSSNNMNMMSYADSMPLMARGNASDNANRNNSNMNNNSNNNESDNSSGCDNMSLLSRCRRNISMGASNLMSYQNMLVMLTVLVCGLATVNGLKCHMCGQYNEGVGSITPCLNYSDQYAHLYLKECSKKSEKYCVIAD, translated from the coding sequence ATGTCACCATTTACAAGCGATTTgaacggcagcagcaacaacatgaaCATGATGAGCTATGCGGACAGCATGCCACTGATGGCACGCGGCAATGCCAGCGACAATGCCAACCGCAACAATAGCAACAtgaacaacaatagcaacaacaacgaaagcgACAACAGCAGCGGATGTGACAATATGTCGTTGCTGAGTCGCTGCCGTCGCAACATCAGCATGGGCGCTAGCAATTTGATGAGCTACCAGAATATGCTCGTTATGCTAACGGTATTGGTGTGCGGCCTTGCCACTGTTAACGGGCTCAAGTGCCACATGTGCGGCCAGTATAACGAGGGCGTCGGCTCGATTACGCCCTGTCTCAACTATTCGGATCAATATGCACATCTCTACTTGAAGGAATGTTCGAAGAAAAGCGAGAAATACTGTGTG